One Sphingobacteruim zhuxiongii DNA window includes the following coding sequences:
- a CDS encoding ABC transporter ATP-binding protein, translating into MEKESISGKAYDSKLLGRLAKYIRPYRTIFWVSVVLTILLAAVAPALPLLIEYTLDHYILSGSGKGLTQMLLLMLALLVAQTVIRYFHTLMTNSLGQSVIRDIRIQVFNHITNLRLKYFDNTPIGRLITRTISDLETIANIFSEGLIQIIGDLLQLVVILGVMFYTDWKLTLVILVPMPLMIAATYIFKEAMKSAFQSVRIWVSNLNTFLQEHITGMAVIQYFAREEQEMRKFKEINKEHRNAHIRANWYFSIFFPVLEIIIAVATGLLVWYGSKQILADVISPGVVVAFIMYINMIFRPIRELIDKFNTLQMGMVSAERIFDVLDTEEFTPNHGDYKPEHVAGAIEFKNVWFAYNDEKWVLRDVSFSVKPGETLALVGATGAGKSSVINILSRFYEIQKGEILLDGVDIRTYDLTYLRQTIATVLQDVFLFSDTVSNNIRLNNPNISMDSIIDASKKVGAYDFIMRLPGNFEYQVQERGSTLSAGQAQLISFIRALVHDPKILILDEATSSIDTETEMMIQHAIDTMMDGRTSIVIAHRLSTIQKADKIIVLDKGEIMEMGSHHELLEFDGHYRKLYELQFNSAGI; encoded by the coding sequence TTGGAAAAAGAATCAATCTCCGGAAAAGCATACGACAGTAAGCTACTTGGACGTTTAGCAAAATATATCCGCCCATACCGCACTATTTTCTGGGTTTCAGTCGTACTGACGATTTTACTGGCCGCTGTAGCACCAGCGTTGCCACTATTGATTGAATATACTTTAGACCATTATATCTTATCAGGATCTGGCAAAGGACTTACGCAAATGTTGTTACTTATGTTGGCATTATTGGTTGCCCAGACGGTCATCCGATATTTTCACACATTAATGACAAACAGCCTGGGGCAGTCCGTAATCCGAGATATAAGGATCCAAGTTTTTAATCATATTACCAACCTACGCCTTAAGTATTTTGACAACACGCCCATTGGGCGGTTAATAACACGTACAATTTCTGACTTAGAAACTATAGCAAATATCTTTTCCGAAGGACTTATACAGATTATTGGTGATCTTTTACAATTAGTCGTCATCCTCGGTGTCATGTTCTATACTGACTGGAAATTGACGCTCGTTATCTTGGTACCAATGCCTTTGATGATTGCTGCGACCTATATTTTTAAGGAAGCAATGAAGTCTGCTTTCCAAAGCGTCCGAATATGGGTTTCTAACCTAAACACCTTTCTTCAAGAGCATATTACTGGAATGGCAGTCATTCAATATTTTGCGCGGGAAGAGCAGGAAATGCGGAAATTTAAAGAAATTAATAAGGAACACCGAAATGCTCATATTCGTGCAAACTGGTATTTCTCTATATTTTTCCCTGTATTAGAGATTATTATCGCAGTTGCTACCGGTTTACTCGTATGGTACGGATCAAAACAAATCTTAGCAGATGTTATCTCTCCAGGTGTTGTCGTCGCGTTTATTATGTATATCAACATGATTTTCCGCCCTATACGAGAACTAATTGATAAATTCAACACCCTACAAATGGGAATGGTTTCTGCGGAGCGCATTTTTGATGTCCTAGACACAGAAGAGTTTACACCAAACCATGGCGATTATAAACCAGAACATGTTGCTGGTGCAATCGAATTTAAAAACGTTTGGTTTGCCTACAACGATGAAAAATGGGTATTAAGGGATGTAAGTTTTTCGGTCAAACCAGGAGAAACGCTCGCTCTTGTAGGAGCAACAGGCGCTGGTAAATCATCGGTGATCAATATACTGAGTCGATTTTATGAAATTCAAAAAGGCGAAATATTATTGGATGGGGTTGATATTCGCACATACGACTTAACGTACTTGCGGCAAACCATAGCGACGGTACTTCAAGATGTCTTCCTTTTCTCAGACACGGTATCGAATAATATTCGTTTAAACAATCCCAATATTTCGATGGATAGCATCATCGATGCGTCCAAAAAAGTTGGAGCATACGACTTTATTATGCGCCTTCCGGGCAATTTTGAATATCAAGTACAGGAACGTGGTTCTACCCTCTCCGCAGGACAAGCGCAACTAATATCTTTTATTCGTGCATTAGTACACGACCCTAAAATTCTAATCCTCGATGAAGCAACATCTTCAATCGATACAGAAACGGAAATGATGATTCAACATGCAATCGATACAATGATGGATGGAAGAACTTCCATTGTTATCGCGCACCGTTTGTCCACCATTCAAAAAGCTGATAAAATTATTGTGCTTGATAAAGGCGAAATCATGGAAATGGGAAGCCATCATGAGCTACTTGAGTTCGACGGTCACTATAGAAAACTATACGAATTACAGTTTAACTCGGCGGGAATTTAA
- the truA gene encoding tRNA pseudouridine(38-40) synthase TruA has product MKRRFAYLCIVEGTSTRYFLEIAYNGTAYHGWQVQDNAVSVQQKLNEALAILLRAPIETIGAGRTDTGVHAKQLYVHFDHEAPILNNPERFVHSLNALLPFDIVVYRLIHVKPDAHARFDATSRSYEYHVHFIKDPFLHQQSWLLRDFPNIDKMNMAAKDLLGKQDFSCFSKSNTQVFTNICNITHAEWQTANDHIVFHITADRFLRNMVRAIVGTLMEVGMGKKPVDHVKSVIASQNRSMAGTSVPACGLYLTKVLYPYID; this is encoded by the coding sequence GTGAAGCGCAGATTTGCGTACCTTTGCATAGTGGAAGGAACATCAACACGATATTTTTTAGAAATTGCCTATAATGGAACCGCATATCACGGTTGGCAAGTGCAAGACAATGCAGTGAGTGTCCAACAAAAGCTCAACGAAGCTTTGGCAATCCTACTTCGAGCGCCTATTGAAACGATTGGAGCAGGTCGAACCGATACAGGAGTACATGCAAAACAACTTTATGTGCACTTTGATCATGAAGCCCCAATTTTAAATAATCCGGAGCGCTTTGTTCATTCATTAAATGCCCTGCTACCCTTTGATATTGTGGTTTATCGATTAATCCACGTGAAACCCGATGCTCACGCACGTTTTGATGCCACATCGCGAAGCTATGAATATCATGTTCACTTCATCAAAGATCCCTTCTTACATCAACAGTCTTGGTTGTTGCGGGACTTCCCAAACATCGACAAGATGAATATGGCGGCGAAAGACTTATTAGGGAAACAGGACTTTAGCTGTTTCAGCAAATCGAACACTCAGGTATTTACTAATATCTGTAATATTACACATGCTGAGTGGCAAACCGCGAATGATCATATTGTATTTCATATTACTGCAGATCGTTTTCTCCGAAACATGGTTCGAGCAATCGTTGGCACCCTTATGGAAGTCGGGATGGGCAAAAAGCCGGTGGACCACGTAAAATCGGTCATTGCAAGTCAAAACAGATCCATGGCAGGCACCTCAGTTCCGGCCTGCGGCTTATATTTAACAAAAGTTTTGTATCCTTATATAGATTAA
- a CDS encoding DUF4293 domain-containing protein, whose protein sequence is MIQRIQTVWLLLSSLILFALFLFPYVSYIDLVGLGKNIYVSGVYSSVNNVATKESTFLMMTIATVVLALVPLFIIFKFRNRKVQLTLILIQVILICLFAIWMFIAANSILNLINQSIGASNIGIGFFLLPVSIVFLGLAVRGIRNDNKLIKSADRLR, encoded by the coding sequence ATGATACAGCGTATTCAGACCGTATGGTTGTTATTATCTAGCCTAATTCTATTTGCCTTATTTCTTTTTCCGTACGTTAGCTACATCGATCTTGTAGGCTTAGGGAAGAATATTTACGTTTCTGGTGTATATTCATCGGTCAATAATGTCGCAACAAAAGAGTCTACATTTTTGATGATGACAATTGCAACAGTTGTTTTGGCACTAGTACCTCTATTTATCATTTTTAAATTTAGGAATCGTAAAGTACAATTAACACTGATTCTAATACAGGTTATTTTGATTTGTCTTTTTGCGATATGGATGTTTATCGCTGCGAATAGTATTTTAAATTTGATAAATCAAAGTATTGGTGCGAGCAATATCGGTATTGGATTCTTCTTATTGCCGGTGTCTATTGTATTTCTAGGTTTAGCTGTTCGCGGTATTCGCAACGATAATAAATTGATTAAATCTGCCGACAGATTACGTTAA
- a CDS encoding tetratricopeptide repeat protein, with the protein MSNIVRIIICSLLVVGTVALFWIGQWGWGILAILITILAWVTVFFNEKMLLAQWFLRKERMDKAEIWLKKINNYEKELISAQHGYYHMLLGLIESQRAPLQSEKYFKKALSMGLHMDHNVALAKLSLAGIAMAKRNKREAEKLLAEAKKADKNKLLEEQIKMMKSQMGMMDKQQFRYSR; encoded by the coding sequence ATGTCAAATATTGTTCGAATTATAATTTGTAGTTTATTGGTAGTCGGCACAGTCGCATTGTTTTGGATTGGCCAATGGGGTTGGGGAATTCTAGCCATTTTGATAACTATTCTAGCTTGGGTTACCGTATTTTTCAATGAAAAAATGCTCTTAGCACAATGGTTCTTACGGAAAGAACGTATGGATAAAGCAGAAATATGGTTGAAAAAGATTAACAACTATGAGAAAGAGCTAATTTCTGCTCAACACGGTTACTACCACATGCTTTTAGGATTAATTGAATCGCAACGTGCACCATTGCAATCGGAGAAATACTTCAAAAAAGCACTTTCCATGGGATTACATATGGACCATAACGTTGCTTTAGCAAAACTAAGCCTAGCGGGCATCGCAATGGCAAAACGTAATAAACGCGAGGCGGAGAAATTACTTGCTGAAGCGAAAAAGGCCGATAAAAACAAACTTCTCGAAGAACAAATCAAGATGATGAAATCGCAAATGGGAATGATGGATAAACAACAATTCCGCTATTCCAGATAG
- the ung gene encoding uracil-DNA glycosylase, giving the protein MSDRFDSSWDAIIKPLFATEKMKGLSTFVQNERAIHQVFPPKDLVFNAFHLTPLSNVKVVILGQDPYHNDGQAHGLSFSVPKGIAIPPSLKNIYTELVSDIPGFTYPNHGDLTAWAKQGVLLLNATLTVRAHEAASHQKHGWEQFTDTIIQEISENKDHVVFILWGSYAIKKSGLIDSKKHLILTAVHPSPLSVYRGFFGCAHFSQANEFLKQHQLEQIDWQV; this is encoded by the coding sequence ATGTCAGATCGTTTCGATTCCTCATGGGATGCTATCATAAAGCCATTGTTTGCAACAGAGAAAATGAAAGGCTTGTCTACATTTGTGCAGAACGAAAGAGCAATTCATCAGGTGTTTCCTCCAAAAGACTTAGTATTTAATGCTTTTCATTTGACGCCGCTTTCGAATGTTAAGGTGGTTATCTTAGGTCAGGATCCTTATCATAACGATGGACAAGCGCATGGGTTATCCTTTTCTGTACCAAAAGGCATTGCGATCCCGCCTTCATTAAAGAATATTTATACCGAATTGGTGTCTGATATACCTGGTTTTACCTATCCAAATCACGGCGATTTAACGGCCTGGGCAAAGCAAGGAGTATTATTATTGAATGCAACCTTGACTGTACGTGCGCATGAAGCTGCTTCGCACCAAAAGCATGGATGGGAACAGTTTACAGATACAATCATTCAAGAGATATCTGAAAACAAGGATCACGTTGTTTTTATTTTGTGGGGAAGTTACGCTATCAAAAAATCTGGATTGATTGATTCAAAGAAACATCTAATTCTTACAGCTGTGCATCCTTCACCTTTGTCTGTCTATCGAGGCTTTTTCGGGTGTGCTCACTTCTCACAAGCAAATGAATTTTTAAAGCAACACCAATTGGAGCAAATTGACTGGCAAGTCTAA
- a CDS encoding DUF6695 family protein, with product MSKKDFAIILTWPDATIRGDEKWMMFFKKIGLVKNLNFKVGHTGVVIVDHHSGEMLFYDFGRYITPRGYGRARSKDSDPKLNIPLRAKFENKRISNIEQIIEYFEDMKSSMYGEGRVFYNIVNEIDYRHAKAYGDYCVEQGTYPYGAVAKNNNNCSRFITRMLMKASDKYSYWHGINLPETIKASPISNIVNANKDRIIYSYSPEEGFKSFRMSRWQSFGFLLKQLGDNVFKNRAKKLPTDLIIGAMAFGSKPISVPKHARYLGGVGDGAWYYLNQRNDSYVEISRYTSHGEIEYVILGESTEPIRLEEDWDIAYDSHLLFTHVVQHGRRIRIKHLESLPIEEFKYKNLQERYA from the coding sequence ATGAGTAAAAAAGATTTTGCTATCATATTAACATGGCCGGATGCGACTATTCGAGGAGATGAAAAATGGATGATGTTTTTCAAAAAAATCGGATTAGTCAAAAATCTAAATTTTAAGGTTGGACATACCGGTGTCGTGATTGTCGACCATCATTCGGGTGAAATGTTATTCTACGACTTTGGACGCTACATTACTCCACGAGGATATGGACGAGCAAGATCTAAAGACTCAGACCCCAAATTGAACATTCCACTCAGAGCAAAATTTGAGAACAAGAGAATTAGCAATATCGAGCAAATCATCGAATATTTCGAAGATATGAAATCCTCGATGTATGGTGAGGGGCGCGTATTTTACAATATCGTTAACGAAATCGATTATCGTCATGCAAAGGCTTATGGAGATTATTGTGTCGAACAAGGCACCTATCCATATGGCGCAGTAGCAAAAAACAACAATAACTGTTCGCGATTCATTACCCGAATGCTAATGAAAGCATCCGACAAATACAGTTATTGGCATGGTATCAACTTGCCGGAAACAATCAAGGCAAGCCCTATCAGTAACATAGTAAATGCGAACAAAGACCGAATCATCTATAGCTATTCACCTGAGGAAGGCTTTAAAAGCTTTCGGATGAGTCGATGGCAGTCATTTGGGTTTTTATTGAAACAACTGGGTGACAATGTATTTAAAAACAGAGCTAAAAAGCTTCCGACCGACTTAATTATCGGTGCGATGGCATTCGGTTCAAAACCGATATCAGTTCCAAAACATGCACGATATCTAGGTGGCGTTGGGGATGGTGCTTGGTATTATTTAAATCAAAGAAACGACAGCTATGTAGAAATAAGTCGTTACACAAGCCATGGTGAAATAGAATATGTAATTTTAGGCGAATCGACAGAACCAATCCGTCTAGAAGAGGATTGGGATATTGCATACGATAGTCATCTTTTGTTTACGCATGTAGTTCAACATGGTCGCAGAATTCGCATAAAACACCTAGAATCACTTCCAATAGAAGAATTCAAATACAAAAACCTTCAAGAACGTTACGCTTAG
- a CDS encoding Lrp/AsnC family transcriptional regulator, with protein MSYQPDKTDLKILKLLQENGRITNLQLATNIGLSPAPTLERVRKLENSGFIKSYHAFVDEEKLGLGIKSFIQISLDFHTHNAIPEFVEAVRAIPEVTECHHVTGNCDFMLKVYVKDIKAYEAVIMEKISKIPFVKTFQTMMIMSTSKKEPIVPLEY; from the coding sequence ATGTCGTACCAACCAGACAAGACGGATCTAAAAATTCTCAAGCTATTACAAGAAAATGGCAGAATTACCAATTTGCAATTAGCAACTAATATCGGGCTTTCACCCGCTCCTACACTTGAGCGCGTCCGCAAGCTGGAAAACTCTGGATTTATTAAGAGCTACCATGCATTTGTAGACGAAGAAAAGCTAGGACTGGGGATCAAATCATTTATTCAGATATCCTTAGACTTTCACACGCATAATGCCATCCCTGAGTTCGTAGAGGCTGTTCGTGCAATCCCTGAAGTCACAGAATGCCACCATGTAACAGGAAATTGCGACTTTATGCTAAAAGTATATGTGAAAGACATTAAGGCCTACGAAGCTGTCATCATGGAGAAGATTTCGAAAATACCGTTCGTAAAAACCTTTCAAACGATGATGATCATGTCTACGAGTAAAAAGGAACCCATAGTGCCTTTGGAATATTAA
- the sufB gene encoding Fe-S cluster assembly protein SufB codes for MSTKDDDLLKELELEEYKYGFTTDIEMDIAPKGLNEDTVRLISAKKNEPEWLLEWRLKAFRHFLTMKMPTWQNFDNPEVDFQDLSYYAAPKAKKQLESMDEVDPELIATFEKLGIPLDEQKILAGVVAVDAVFDSVSVKTTFREKLKEKGVIFCSFGEAVQEHPELVKEYLGTVVPQTDNIYAALNSAVFSDGSFVYIPKGVHCPMELSTYFRINAQNTGQFERTLIIADEDSYVSYLEGCTAPMRDENQLHAAVVELIALRNAEIKYSTVQNWYPGDKDGKGGIYNFVTKRGICKGDHSKISWTQVETGSAITWKYPGVILKGDHSVGEFYSVAMTRNMQVADTGTKMIHLGKNTRSKIISKGISAGKSHNSYRGLVKIGPNADNSRNFTQCDSLLIGDRCGAHTFPYIENKNRTATLEHEATTSKIGEDQVFYLNQRGIDSEKAVGLIVNGYAKEVLNQLPMEFAVEAQKLLAISLEGSVG; via the coding sequence ATGAGCACCAAAGACGACGATTTATTAAAAGAGTTAGAGCTCGAAGAATATAAATACGGATTTACGACGGATATCGAAATGGATATTGCGCCAAAAGGGCTCAATGAAGATACCGTGCGTTTAATTTCGGCGAAGAAAAATGAACCGGAATGGTTGTTGGAATGGCGACTAAAAGCGTTTCGTCATTTTTTAACTATGAAGATGCCAACTTGGCAGAATTTTGATAACCCTGAGGTAGATTTTCAAGATCTTTCTTACTATGCTGCACCAAAAGCGAAAAAGCAATTGGAGAGTATGGATGAAGTGGATCCTGAGCTAATAGCAACATTTGAAAAATTGGGGATTCCATTGGATGAACAAAAGATTTTAGCAGGTGTTGTTGCCGTCGATGCAGTGTTTGATTCTGTTTCTGTTAAGACTACTTTCCGCGAGAAGCTAAAGGAGAAAGGTGTTATTTTCTGTTCATTTGGAGAAGCTGTTCAAGAACATCCAGAACTTGTTAAAGAATATCTAGGTACTGTCGTTCCTCAGACGGATAATATTTATGCAGCTTTAAACTCTGCTGTGTTTTCTGATGGATCGTTTGTTTACATTCCAAAAGGTGTACATTGCCCAATGGAGCTGTCGACATACTTCCGTATTAACGCACAAAATACCGGTCAGTTCGAACGCACCTTGATTATCGCGGACGAAGACTCGTATGTTTCATACTTAGAAGGGTGTACAGCACCAATGCGTGACGAGAATCAATTACATGCTGCAGTAGTAGAGCTTATTGCTCTTCGAAATGCGGAAATTAAATACTCTACTGTTCAAAACTGGTATCCTGGAGATAAAGACGGTAAAGGAGGGATTTATAACTTCGTAACTAAGCGTGGTATTTGCAAGGGTGATCATTCTAAAATTTCATGGACGCAAGTTGAAACGGGGTCTGCAATCACTTGGAAGTATCCTGGTGTAATCTTAAAAGGGGATCATTCTGTTGGGGAGTTCTACTCCGTGGCTATGACTCGTAATATGCAGGTTGCAGATACTGGAACGAAAATGATTCATTTAGGCAAGAATACGCGTTCGAAGATAATTTCGAAAGGTATTTCTGCAGGGAAAAGCCATAATAGTTATAGAGGATTAGTGAAAATTGGGCCTAATGCCGATAATTCAAGAAATTTCACTCAGTGTGATAGTTTGTTGATTGGCGATCGTTGTGGAGCTCACACATTCCCTTATATTGAAAATAAAAATAGAACAGCAACGTTGGAGCACGAAGCTACAACCTCTAAAATCGGTGAAGATCAAGTATTCTACTTGAACCAAAGAGGGATTGATTCGGAGAAAGCGGTTGGTTTAATTGTGAATGGATACGCCAAAGAGGTGTTAAATCAATTACCGATGGAGTTTGCTGTTGAAGCACAGAAGTTACTAGCGATTTCGCTAGAGGGTTCTGTAGGATAA
- the sufC gene encoding Fe-S cluster assembly ATPase SufC has translation MLSIKNLHASVEDKQILKGLNLEIKAGEVHAIMGPNGAGKSTLGNVLAGRDTYEVTDGQVLLDGVDLLDLSPEDRAREGLFLAFQYPVEIPGVSNINFLKTAVNDIREYKGLPPMEAKEFLQTVKDKQKLVEFSANLANRSLNEGFSGGEKKRNEIFQLAMLNPKLAILDETDSGLDIDALRIVSNGVNQLRSENNAFVVITHYQRLLDYIVPDFVHVLYDGRIVKSGPKELALELEEKGYDWLKEIDTQNA, from the coding sequence ATGTTAAGCATTAAAAATTTGCATGCGTCTGTCGAAGACAAACAAATATTAAAGGGATTAAACTTAGAGATTAAAGCTGGAGAAGTTCATGCGATTATGGGTCCTAACGGTGCTGGAAAGAGTACATTAGGAAATGTTCTTGCAGGACGTGATACCTATGAGGTAACAGACGGTCAGGTGCTTTTAGATGGAGTAGATTTATTAGATCTATCACCAGAAGACCGCGCACGTGAGGGATTGTTCTTAGCTTTTCAATATCCAGTAGAAATTCCCGGTGTTTCGAATATCAACTTTCTAAAAACTGCAGTAAACGATATCCGTGAATACAAAGGTCTCCCACCTATGGAGGCGAAGGAATTCTTACAGACAGTTAAAGACAAACAAAAATTAGTCGAATTTTCAGCAAACCTAGCGAATCGTTCATTGAACGAAGGTTTTTCAGGTGGTGAGAAGAAGCGTAACGAGATTTTTCAATTAGCGATGCTAAATCCTAAATTGGCAATCTTAGATGAAACCGATTCAGGTTTGGATATTGACGCTTTGCGTATTGTGTCAAATGGTGTAAATCAATTGCGTTCTGAAAACAATGCTTTCGTAGTCATTACACACTATCAGCGTTTGTTGGATTATATTGTTCCAGATTTCGTACACGTATTATATGATGGACGTATCGTAAAATCTGGCCCTAAAGAATTAGCTTTAGAATTAGAAGAAAAAGGTTACGACTGGTTAAAAGAAATAGATACGCAAAACGCCTAA